The Candidatus Poribacteria bacterium region ATCACACCAACAGACGTGCAGGACATCGCCGAACGATTAATAGAAATCAACACCCGAAAATCACCTACTATCGAATATAACATTGAAGGCGATCCGAGACCTGACCTCATTGATATGGTACTTCAGACGAAACCGACGCAGTGCACGCTCGTCCCTGTTGTGGCGGGTGAGGTAACAAGCCATACCGTTTGGGACATTCACAAAGATGGCGATACGTTGAAACCGATCATCGCAGCCTTGAAAGATGCGGGTATCCGTGTCAGTCTGTTTAGTGGAACGGATGTGGAGCAGATAGCGATGAAGCGTGACATCGGTGCGGATCGCATTGAACTCTATACTGCGCCTTACGCCATGGCAAAAACCGAGACAGAAGTTGAACACGAATTCGGATCGCTAAAGAACGCGGCACTGAAAGCGATGGATTTAGGACTTGGGATCAATGCAGGACATGACTTGAACCTTG contains the following coding sequences:
- a CDS encoding pyridoxine 5'-phosphate synthase — protein: MIALSVNVNKVATLRNSRGGDIPDIRTAVDTCVAAGAQGITVHPREDQRHITPTDVQDIAERLIEINTRKSPTIEYNIEGDPRPDLIDMVLQTKPTQCTLVPVVAGEVTSHTVWDIHKDGDTLKPIIAALKDAGIRVSLFSGTDVEQIAMKRDIGADRIELYTAPYAMAKTETEVEHEFGSLKNAALKAMDLGLGINAGHDLNLDNLPLMQDLPGLQEVSIGHHLMADALYIGMEAAVKAYRQALGQQVA